From Pseudomonas fluorescens, one genomic window encodes:
- a CDS encoding cyclic nucleotide-binding domain-containing protein, with amino-acid sequence MSDPTSLNREIRDWLMDCGLFPQLQAADFTAAAGYFSISSIATGEEIFQEGDAGSFMCIIHSGQVSVQKTNSDGQRVTVATLRKGAFGEMAVLDGERRSASCVAASHCQLLNLGKDSLEKMLNDAPKVAAKIIRALAVSLSRRLRMVDGQLLAQQD; translated from the coding sequence ATGTCTGATCCGACTTCACTGAACCGGGAAATCCGCGACTGGCTGATGGATTGCGGCCTGTTCCCGCAACTGCAAGCGGCGGACTTCACTGCGGCTGCGGGTTATTTCAGCATCAGCAGCATTGCCACCGGCGAAGAAATCTTCCAGGAAGGCGATGCCGGCAGCTTCATGTGCATCATCCACAGCGGTCAGGTCTCGGTGCAGAAAACCAACAGCGATGGCCAACGCGTGACCGTCGCCACCCTGCGCAAAGGCGCGTTCGGCGAAATGGCGGTGCTCGACGGCGAACGGCGTTCGGCCAGTTGCGTGGCGGCGAGTCATTGCCAGTTGCTCAACCTGGGCAAGGACTCGCTGGAGAAAATGCTCAACGATGCGCCGAAGGTTGCCGCGAAGATCATTCGCGCGCTGGCGGTGTCGTTGTCGCGGCGTCTGCGAATGGTCGACGGGCAATTACTCGCGCAGCAGGATTAA